The following are encoded in a window of Deltaproteobacteria bacterium genomic DNA:
- a CDS encoding pyrophosphatase, which translates to MTVHELQTTVDTWVRTLGVRYFSELTNLGILMEEVGEVARIMTRQFGDQSFKESDKKDLADELADVLFVLTCIANQTGVDLTEAMARNLEKKTIRDKDRHINNPKLKA; encoded by the coding sequence ATGACCGTTCACGAACTACAGACAACCGTCGATACCTGGGTGCGCACCCTGGGCGTGCGCTATTTTTCCGAACTGACCAACCTGGGCATCCTCATGGAGGAAGTCGGCGAGGTGGCCCGGATCATGACCCGCCAATTCGGCGACCAGAGTTTCAAGGAATCCGACAAGAAGGATCTGGCCGACGAACTGGCCGACGTGCTTTTCGTCCTGACCTGCATCGCCAACCAGACCGGCGTCGATCTGACCGAGGCCATGGCCCGTAATCTGGAGAAAAAAACGATCCGGGACAAAGACCGCCATATCAACAACCCCAAGCTCAAGGCCTGA
- a CDS encoding sigma-54-dependent Fis family transcriptional regulator produces the protein MKARILVVDDDKAHLTMLVAMLASWGHEVATAVDGAEAVAKVREAAFDAVLTDVRMAEVDGIEALRRIRDFNPFLPVLIMTAYSSLGTAVEALKAGAYDYLQKPLDFDELRLALERAVDHAGLRQENSRLRRDVGPAFDMIGRSPAMVELASMIRAVAPSEASVLILGESGTGKELVAKALHQGSPRSGRELVTVNCAALAENLLESELFGHEKGAFTGADRRREGRFVQADGGTLFLDEIGEMALPLQAKLLRALQQGEVQRLGSDRPIRIDTRVVAATNRDLEAEVRAGTFREDLYYRLNVISLRVPSLRERAEDIPLLAQHFLTRFATRNHKTFRGFAPRAMDAMLRHEWPGNVRELENAVERAVILAPGESITEVDLPASVRNALENSRPVQAGGGQSLEDVEREAIVRTLEQVGNNKSEAARLLGVTRVTLRAKMRKYGLGQ, from the coding sequence ATGAAGGCGCGTATTTTGGTGGTGGATGACGACAAGGCCCATCTGACCATGCTCGTGGCCATGCTCGCGAGCTGGGGGCACGAGGTGGCCACGGCCGTGGATGGGGCCGAGGCCGTGGCCAAGGTGCGGGAAGCGGCCTTTGACGCTGTCCTGACCGACGTGCGCATGGCCGAGGTGGACGGGATCGAGGCCTTGCGCCGCATTCGGGACTTCAACCCGTTTTTGCCCGTGCTGATCATGACCGCCTATTCCTCCCTGGGCACGGCCGTGGAAGCCCTCAAGGCCGGTGCGTATGACTATCTGCAGAAGCCGCTTGATTTCGATGAATTGCGGCTGGCCCTGGAGCGGGCCGTGGATCATGCCGGCCTGCGCCAGGAAAACTCCCGGCTCCGCCGCGACGTGGGGCCGGCCTTTGACATGATCGGTCGTTCGCCGGCCATGGTCGAATTGGCTTCCATGATCCGGGCCGTGGCTCCGTCCGAAGCCTCGGTGCTGATTTTGGGCGAAAGCGGCACGGGCAAGGAATTGGTGGCCAAGGCCCTGCACCAGGGAAGTCCCCGGTCCGGACGGGAGTTGGTCACGGTCAATTGCGCCGCCCTGGCCGAAAATCTGCTGGAAAGCGAGCTTTTTGGCCACGAAAAAGGGGCGTTCACCGGGGCGGACCGGCGGCGCGAGGGTCGCTTTGTCCAGGCCGATGGCGGCACGCTTTTTCTGGACGAGATCGGGGAAATGGCCTTGCCCCTGCAAGCCAAGCTGCTGCGCGCCCTGCAACAGGGCGAGGTACAGCGTCTGGGCAGCGATCGGCCCATTCGGATCGACACGCGGGTCGTGGCGGCCACCAACCGGGATCTGGAGGCCGAGGTCCGGGCCGGAACCTTTCGCGAGGATTTGTATTACCGCCTGAACGTCATCTCCTTGCGCGTTCCCTCCCTGCGGGAGCGCGCCGAGGACATTCCGCTTCTGGCCCAGCATTTTCTGACACGGTTTGCCACCCGCAATCACAAGACCTTTCGCGGTTTCGCGCCACGGGCCATGGACGCCATGCTGCGCCATGAATGGCCGGGCAATGTGCGGGAGCTGGAAAACGCGGTGGAACGGGCCGTGATCCTGGCGCCGGGGGAATCCATCACCGAGGTCGACCTGCCCGCGTCCGTGCGCAATGCGTTGGAGAATTCGCGGCCGGTTCAGGCCGGGGGCGGACAGTCCCTCGAAGACGTCGAGCGGGAGGCCATTGTCCGCACCTTGGAGCAGGTGGGCAACAACAAGAGCGAGGCGGCGCGGCTTTTGGGCGTGACCCGGGTCACGCTGCGCGCCAAGATGCGCAAGTACGGGCTGGGTCAGTAA
- a CDS encoding carbon-nitrogen hydrolase family protein — protein MRIGLATAPVPISLEHAVETVLSFIDQAAGYGVNLLCFPEAYIPGIRGQGLTIPLREQDELRAALAQVRQHAAARHVGVILPMEWPSEQGLYNLVQVISPDGRLLGRQCKVQLAPDEEGIYIPGRGRQLFEIDGVKFGVAICHEGWRYPETVRWAACRGARIVFHPQCTGSNRTGRTPMGWGDPDGPYYEKAMICRGIENSIYFASVNYAFAFQDSATSVIAPDGSCLTHQPYGQPGLLVQKLDLPEATGLLAQRYAPDRY, from the coding sequence ATGCGCATTGGTCTTGCCACGGCACCCGTTCCCATATCCCTTGAACACGCGGTCGAAACCGTGCTGTCCTTCATCGACCAGGCCGCCGGTTACGGAGTCAATCTGCTCTGCTTTCCCGAAGCCTATATCCCGGGCATACGCGGCCAGGGTTTGACCATTCCACTGCGCGAACAGGACGAACTCCGCGCCGCCCTGGCCCAGGTCCGCCAACACGCCGCCGCGCGCCACGTCGGGGTCATCTTGCCCATGGAATGGCCTTCGGAACAAGGCCTCTACAATCTGGTCCAGGTGATTTCGCCGGACGGCAGGCTGCTTGGACGCCAGTGCAAGGTCCAGCTCGCCCCGGACGAAGAGGGAATCTATATCCCCGGACGGGGACGGCAGCTGTTTGAAATCGACGGGGTGAAATTCGGCGTGGCCATCTGCCACGAAGGCTGGAGATACCCGGAAACCGTCCGCTGGGCGGCCTGCAGGGGCGCGCGGATTGTTTTCCATCCGCAGTGCACGGGCAGCAACCGCACCGGACGCACCCCCATGGGCTGGGGCGATCCGGACGGGCCGTACTACGAAAAAGCCATGATCTGCCGTGGCATCGAAAACAGCATCTATTTCGCCAGCGTCAACTACGCCTTCGCCTTTCAGGATTCGGCCACCAGCGTCATCGCCCCCGACGGGAGCTGCCTGACCCACCAGCCCTACGGGCAACCAGGGCTCCTGGTCCAAAAACTGGATCTGCCCGAGGCCACGGGTCTTCTGGCCCAGCGCTACGCCCCGGACCGTTACTGA